The Gymnogyps californianus isolate 813 chromosome 3, ASM1813914v2, whole genome shotgun sequence genomic sequence TTATTCCTATATATCTAGTTAGGTGTGATGGAGTGGTAATATCACAGACAGTTTTGACAAAGGAGGGCACTAAAATGTTCATTTATGCATTGCATGGTCCATGACATATGGCTTTGGGCATCGACAGCTATATGTCACTCAACAGCTGTATGTCacttacataaaaatgtatttttagtgctttttttcattctgaaatataaataacacTAGTTCATAGCCTCAGAGAGCTTCAGTGATAGCTTACACCGTCCTGTAGCCAATACTGCTGATAAATTCTGCGGTTTAGACCTAAAAGCTCAGCTCATTGTATCTCACAGTTCTGCTGGCTCCATGTGCCATCTCagaaaaacttccttttccttgaaTTCAGAACTCTTTTGGAAATGAACTACTAAACCTGAAAAGAAGTTACTATAAAGCAGTATCCATACAGCCTTTGAGCTTCTGGCCtcataaattttaatataaaatagcaATGCAGTCCTATGGTTTAAGGGAGATTTTAGCAATGTGATTAGCCTTCTGGCTTTTCAAAAGAGCGAACAAATGTAAGTTACTTACCTACTTAACCAGCTTTTTTATATATGCTCTGTAATGCTGcattttgtttaagaaatgaACAGTGAGTAGTCAAATGGTTAAACAGCTGGAAAACGTGAAAACAGTTTTTCGGTAGAATAAATCAAAATGCGGTCATCTTCATTCTTTGCCAGTCTACATCTTTAAGCTCTATATAGAAGCAACTGCCTTCTAGTCTATTTAGATCAATTATTGGGACAACTGAATATTTCTCAGCCAGAGAAAAGGTTGCTAAGTGTTATGGGTAGAGttgcttgcttttcagtttcGTACTCAATGTGGCAAGCTTAATGTTGGTTATTATTTTATACGGAATTATGGTAATGTGTAGTATTATAGCGTATGTCTAatcattttactgttttcttgtcAGGTGATATGAAAGATGACATGACTGACCTACAAGTGAATGGGAACGCTGGTCATTATCCTCTGGATGTAGAGGAGGTTGAAGAAGACTCTAGTGCGCAGCTTAACATGCGTGGagtttttctgcatgtttttggAGATGCCTTAGGTTCAGTAATTGTGGTAGTGAATGCCTTGCTCTTTTATGGGTTGTGGAATCCATGCCCCAAAGATGGGCCCTGCTTTAATCCATGTGTCAATAATCATTGCATGGAAAATGCTACTTTATCCCAAACACTTGGCAGAGCAAACAAGTCTGAGCAAGAGAGCATTACGGTGGCTGGTCCATGCTGGTTGCTATATTTAGATCCCGTCCTTTGTTTGATCATGGTTTGTATACTCCTTTACACAACTTACCCGTTACTTAGGGAGTCAGCCCTTATACTTCTACAGACTGTTCCCAAACAAATAGATGTTCATTCTTTGAACTCAAAATTACGTACCCTTGAAGGAGTTGAAGCAGTCCATGAATTACACATTTGGCAGCTAGCAGGCAGTAGGATCATTGGCACTGCTCACATAAAGTGTCCTGACCCTTCCACATACATGATGGTGGCAAAGCGCATAAAAGAGATCTTTCATGACGAAGGGATTCATGCAACTACCATTCAGCCTGAGTTTGCCAGCGTTGGCTCTGAATCAGGGAGAGGGAAATGCGAGTTTCCTTGCAGGACTCAGTGTGCTTTGAAGCAGTGTTGTGGAACAGGAGAAGATAGTActgcaaagaagacagaaaaatcttcGTCACTTAGTATTTCTTGTTCAGAAGTTGTCATTGAATTTCCGAAAACTAGGAGGACTAAGTCGGAGAGCATCCCTTCAGTTAAGCTAGAGGCAAACACCGATCAAAATGAGCAGTTTGAATCATCTTTGTAACTCCCCGAATGGTGCTACCTGAGTTTTGGTGACTTTGAGAACAGCTATATTGCAAGAGGAAGAGACAGACGTTTGAGATGCAATTTTGCCAAGTAGTGTAATTGCTGAAGTCCTTGTTCTTGTCATATTGCTAAATCTAGAATGcttgttttaaagaacataaTGTCACTGTCATGATACAATGTGTTTGTGTTGACTTTGTACTGAGACAGACAGAAAGTGCACCAATGCTGTAACAACTTCAGAAAACCAGTTTCAACATTTCAGCAGAGACACTTTTTGCTGtgcttcaaattaaaatattttttccagtgaaaaggTGTTTGAGGGATAAGCATGTAGGAACTCAATTTGTGTTACAGATTTCTTGGACCTGCTCTTTCCTTTAATATTTGATTTGtagatattttaatatattgtttATTTAGAAGCCCTAAGGAAACCAAAGTTCatagaacatttttaaagatataacTACTTAAAACTGGAAACCACTTTGCAgtttcacatatttttcttaaacctATATAATAATAGATGTGAAGGCTTTTCTAATGAATTTATCATAtagcatattttaaagagaaCATCATGTGATTGTTAGAAACTGTCCCCACTTTTTCTGGTAAGGTAGTGAGGTAATTAAAATCAACTGCTTGTGAAAATATCAGATgtgaaaggggtttttttctatcaaaatggAAGTTCAAGCTACTGTATACTGCTCTGTGATCAAGACATGAGACTGACCGATAAAGTAATGCATACTTTCATATTTTATGgattttctggtgtttttccttatttccaaGTTGTGTCTGGTCATAAAAGTCTTTGAAGTTTAAAGAATCCTTGACTCACAGTGCTATGAATGAAGAGCTGGAGCTTCATTTTTAACTGATGCTCAGTTTACTAAGATAAAAGAATTAGTTATGTCAGTAAGTGCTCTGTCGGGGAAAGTCTGCCAAGCACCGACAGTATAATTCATGCTTTTAAGCATAGACGGTAGCCTCCGTAACAAGTAATTCAGTAGTGCATTTTGCTTGTAGTTGAGTGTGTCTGTAAGCGCTTGCAGTGACTGCAGTCCTGGTCCCCGCTGTGTCCTCAAGAGTCTTGCGCTGACTTTTGAGGAAGCGGGGCAGGGAGTAGGATTTCATTCACTGTATTTCACACTTTGAGATGTTTATGTATCACATAATTTCACTTATTAAGTATCCAAATCTATGGTTTAAAATGTTAACTCAGTTAATTGACAACTGGCTC encodes the following:
- the SLC30A1 gene encoding proton-coupled zinc antiporter SLC30A1 produces the protein MCGGMAAKGPGGPRWWQNRRARLLCMLALTFLFFVVEVVVSRVTSSLAMLSDSFHMLSDVMALVVALVAVRFAQRTRATKKNTFGWVRAEVMGALVNAVFLTALCFTILLEAIERFTEPHEIQQPLVVIGVGVAGLIINLLGLCLFNHHGVGGHGHSHGHGHSHSGRQHSRSGPKPEQPPGDGEAALHREETSTLVENCSSSNGVSQEKLGDMKDDMTDLQVNGNAGHYPLDVEEVEEDSSAQLNMRGVFLHVFGDALGSVIVVVNALLFYGLWNPCPKDGPCFNPCVNNHCMENATLSQTLGRANKSEQESITVAGPCWLLYLDPVLCLIMVCILLYTTYPLLRESALILLQTVPKQIDVHSLNSKLRTLEGVEAVHELHIWQLAGSRIIGTAHIKCPDPSTYMMVAKRIKEIFHDEGIHATTIQPEFASVGSESGRGKCEFPCRTQCALKQCCGTGEDSTAKKTEKSSSLSISCSEVVIEFPKTRRTKSESIPSVKLEANTDQNEQFESSL